A DNA window from Hippea jasoniae contains the following coding sequences:
- the atpA gene encoding F0F1 ATP synthase subunit alpha: MQIKASEVSEVIKKEIESTKEFIDISETGTVLSVGDGIARVYGLTKVMANELVQFESGVMGMALNLEEDNVGVVVLGDDKDIKEGDTVKRTKRISQVPVGEALVGRVVNALGEPIDGKGPIESEHHRRIEIKAPGIVQRQSVKEPLQTGIKAIDAMIPIGRGQRELIIGDRQIGKTQIALDTIINQKDTDVYCIYVAIGQKRSTVARIYKQLEEAGAMEYTTIVAATASDPAPLQYIAPYAGVTMGEYFRDNGMHALIIYDDLTKHAQAYRQVSLLLRRPPGREAYPGDVFYLHSRLLERAAKLSDELGGGSLTALPIIETQAGDVSAYIPTNVISITDGQIYLEGDLFYAGIRPAVNAGISVSRVGGAAQIKAMKQVAGMLRLALAQYRELAAFAQFGSDLDKVTQQQLNRGARLTEILKQPPFSPLPVEKQILIIYAGNNGYLDDIAVEHVQKFEQELYKFVEAKYPDILPEIKEKKKIDDDLKSKMDRALEEFKKVFKP; the protein is encoded by the coding sequence ATGCAGATTAAGGCCAGCGAAGTTAGCGAGGTTATTAAAAAAGAGATCGAGAGCACTAAAGAATTTATCGATATAAGCGAAACAGGAACCGTTTTAAGTGTTGGTGATGGTATTGCAAGGGTTTATGGTTTAACAAAGGTTATGGCAAATGAGCTTGTTCAGTTTGAAAGTGGCGTAATGGGTATGGCGTTGAACCTTGAAGAGGATAATGTTGGTGTCGTTGTTCTTGGTGATGATAAAGACATCAAAGAGGGTGATACGGTAAAAAGGACAAAAAGAATTTCACAGGTGCCGGTTGGCGAGGCTTTAGTTGGCAGGGTTGTTAATGCACTTGGAGAGCCTATTGATGGAAAGGGTCCTATTGAAAGTGAGCATCATAGAAGAATTGAGATAAAGGCACCCGGTATTGTTCAAAGGCAATCGGTTAAAGAACCGCTTCAGACGGGAATTAAAGCTATAGATGCAATGATTCCTATCGGAAGAGGTCAGAGGGAGTTGATTATTGGTGATAGGCAGATCGGTAAAACCCAGATCGCCCTTGATACAATTATCAATCAAAAAGATACGGATGTTTACTGTATTTATGTTGCTATTGGACAAAAACGCTCAACTGTTGCACGAATATATAAACAGCTTGAAGAGGCTGGTGCTATGGAATATACAACGATTGTTGCAGCAACGGCATCCGATCCGGCACCACTGCAGTATATTGCACCGTATGCTGGCGTTACGATGGGTGAATATTTTAGAGATAACGGTATGCATGCGTTAATCATATACGATGACCTGACAAAGCACGCCCAGGCTTATAGGCAGGTTTCACTGCTTCTAAGAAGACCACCTGGCAGGGAAGCATATCCAGGAGATGTTTTTTATCTTCACTCTCGATTACTTGAAAGGGCTGCAAAACTATCAGATGAACTGGGTGGTGGTTCATTAACCGCGTTGCCTATCATTGAAACGCAGGCAGGCGATGTCTCAGCCTACATTCCTACAAATGTCATCTCCATTACAGACGGTCAGATTTACCTTGAAGGAGACCTATTTTACGCAGGTATAAGACCTGCTGTTAATGCGGGTATATCTGTTTCGAGGGTTGGTGGTGCAGCCCAGATCAAGGCTATGAAACAGGTTGCAGGAATGTTGAGGCTTGCACTTGCCCAGTATAGAGAACTTGCAGCTTTTGCGCAATTTGGTAGCGACCTTGATAAGGTTACTCAGCAGCAGCTAAACAGGGGTGCAAGGCTTACAGAGATTCTAAAGCAGCCCCCATTTTCTCCACTGCCTGTTGAGAAGCAGATTTTGATTATCTATGCAGGAAACAATGGATATCTTGATGATATAGCAGTTGAGCATGTTCAGAAGTTTGAGCAGGAGCTTTACAAGTTTGTTGAGGCAAAATACCCTGATATCTTGCCAGAGATTAAAGAAAAGAAGAAGATTGATGATGATTTGAAATCCAAAATGGACAGGGCGTTAGAGGAATTCAAAAAGGTTTTTAAACCTTAA
- the atpG gene encoding ATP synthase F1 subunit gamma: MALSMRDIKRKIGSIQKTQQITKAMKMVAAAKLRKTQEAALEFRPYRNKLEQMIASLVDSTSHQENKLLRFSDVENVDLIVITSDRGLCGAFNHNVLKETENFIKTKFSNKKVNLTLIGRFAINYFKFRGIQPRYAYSDILKDRVDYSYVNEIMDKIIADFKDEKSDEVYIVYNRFVNVLVQKVTIKKVLPVMIGDKVPAQQQMVEKFTYEPDKETVLNELLPKYVKMELYGSMLESLAGEYAARMTAMDAATNNAAEMIKGLTLQFNKARQASITKELIEITTSIEAMK; encoded by the coding sequence ATGGCTTTAAGCATGAGGGATATTAAACGCAAAATAGGCAGTATTCAAAAAACGCAACAGATAACCAAAGCAATGAAGATGGTTGCTGCTGCAAAATTAAGAAAAACACAGGAAGCTGCTCTTGAGTTCAGGCCTTATAGAAATAAGTTAGAGCAGATGATAGCATCGCTTGTGGATTCTACATCACATCAGGAGAATAAACTTTTGAGATTTAGTGATGTAGAAAATGTGGATTTAATTGTAATTACATCCGATAGGGGATTGTGTGGTGCATTTAACCACAATGTTTTGAAGGAAACAGAGAATTTTATTAAAACTAAATTTTCCAATAAAAAGGTCAATCTTACGCTCATAGGGAGATTTGCGATAAATTATTTCAAATTTAGAGGTATTCAGCCACGATACGCATATAGTGATATTTTGAAGGATAGGGTTGATTATAGTTATGTTAACGAAATTATGGATAAGATTATTGCTGACTTTAAGGATGAGAAAAGCGATGAGGTTTATATAGTTTACAACCGATTTGTTAATGTGCTTGTTCAAAAGGTAACAATAAAAAAGGTGTTGCCGGTAATGATTGGTGATAAAGTGCCAGCTCAGCAGCAGATGGTTGAAAAATTTACATACGAGCCGGATAAAGAAACCGTTTTAAACGAACTTTTGCCCAAATATGTTAAGATGGAACTCTACGGCAGTATGCTTGAGTCTTTAGCCGGTGAGTATGCGGCAAGAATGACTGCTATGGATGCTGCCACGAACAACGCAGCAGAAATGATTAAAGGTTTAACATTGCAGTTTAATAAGGCCAGGCAGGCATCAATTACAAAAGAACTTATAGAGATAACCACAAGTATTGAGGCTATGAAATAA
- the atpD gene encoding F0F1 ATP synthase subunit beta, whose amino-acid sequence MEKGKIVQVIGPVVDVEFETGELPPIYTALRIKKEDIEGATADLILEVQQHLGERRVRTVAMDSTDGLVRGTEVENTGNYITTPVGEPVLGRIMNVVGEPVDEMGPINSDVRWPIHRDAPSLEEQSTTSEMFETGIKVIDLLCPYAKGGKTGLFGGAGVGKTVLIMELIHNVAMHHGGYSVFCGVGERTREGNDLWNEMKESGVLDKAALIYGQMNEPPGARARVGLTGLTVAEYFRDEKHLDVLVFIDNIFRFTQAGSEVSALLGRIPSAVGYQPTLGTDMGELQERITSTKKGSITSVQAIYVPADDLTDPAPATTFSHLDATTVLSRKLAELGIYPAVDPLDSTSRILDPAVVGKDHYETARKVQEILQRYKELQDIIAILGMEELSEEDKIIVARARKIQRFLSQPFFVAEQFTGMSGKYVPIEETIRGFMEIIEGKHDDLPEQAFYMVGTIDEAIEKAKTLV is encoded by the coding sequence ATGGAAAAAGGAAAAATCGTTCAGGTTATAGGCCCAGTAGTGGATGTTGAGTTTGAAACAGGTGAATTGCCACCTATATATACGGCTTTAAGAATTAAGAAAGAGGATATTGAGGGTGCTACAGCTGATTTGATTTTAGAGGTTCAGCAGCATCTCGGGGAAAGAAGGGTAAGAACCGTTGCAATGGATTCTACTGATGGTCTTGTAAGGGGAACGGAAGTTGAAAATACAGGCAACTACATAACAACACCTGTTGGAGAGCCCGTGCTTGGAAGGATCATGAATGTTGTTGGTGAGCCTGTTGATGAAATGGGTCCTATAAATAGTGATGTTAGATGGCCGATTCACAGAGATGCCCCATCCCTTGAGGAACAATCAACAACCAGTGAAATGTTTGAAACAGGCATTAAAGTTATTGATCTTTTGTGTCCTTATGCAAAGGGTGGAAAAACAGGTTTATTTGGTGGTGCAGGTGTTGGTAAAACGGTTTTGATTATGGAGTTGATTCATAATGTTGCAATGCACCACGGTGGATATTCGGTGTTCTGTGGTGTTGGTGAACGAACAAGAGAGGGTAATGACCTGTGGAACGAAATGAAGGAATCAGGCGTTTTAGATAAGGCTGCTTTGATCTATGGCCAGATGAATGAGCCACCCGGTGCAAGGGCAAGGGTTGGTTTGACAGGGCTTACTGTGGCTGAGTATTTTAGAGATGAAAAACACCTCGATGTGTTGGTGTTTATAGATAATATCTTCAGGTTTACGCAGGCTGGTAGTGAGGTTTCTGCTTTGCTTGGAAGGATTCCATCTGCTGTTGGTTATCAACCAACATTAGGTACGGATATGGGTGAGCTTCAGGAAAGGATTACCTCCACAAAGAAAGGTTCAATTACATCGGTTCAGGCTATATATGTTCCAGCTGACGACTTAACAGACCCTGCACCTGCCACAACATTCTCCCATCTTGATGCAACAACGGTTCTTTCAAGAAAATTGGCAGAGCTTGGAATCTATCCTGCAGTTGATCCCCTTGATTCAACATCAAGAATCCTTGACCCTGCGGTTGTTGGCAAAGACCATTATGAAACGGCAAGGAAGGTTCAGGAGATATTGCAGAGATATAAAGAGCTTCAGGACATTATTGCAATTCTTGGTATGGAAGAGTTAAGTGAAGAGGATAAAATTATTGTTGCAAGGGCAAGAAAGATTCAGAGATTCCTGTCTCAGCCGTTCTTTGTTGCAGAGCAGTTTACAGGCATGAGCGGTAAGTATGTTCCCATTGAGGAGACAATTAGAGGATTTATGGAGATAATAGAGGGTAAACATGATGATTTGCCCGAGCAGGCGTTTTACATGGTTGGCACGATAGATGAAGCTATAGAAAAAGCCAAGACGCTTGTTTAA
- the atpC gene encoding ATP synthase F1 subunit epsilon has protein sequence MPQINCSIVTPSKKYFEGDVYGVKAPGIVGEFETLPGHESFVSVLDVGIVEIELDENSEKIKFVIVGGYFEISEDRVFVIADEVYSKDDIDVDDARKKLDKYRSELNGLSFDSAEYERIKRIVKKYEAMVEFAS, from the coding sequence GTGCCACAGATTAATTGCAGTATAGTAACGCCTTCAAAGAAGTATTTTGAAGGGGATGTATATGGTGTAAAAGCGCCGGGTATAGTTGGTGAATTTGAAACACTGCCCGGCCATGAAAGCTTTGTCAGTGTTCTTGATGTGGGTATTGTTGAGATAGAGTTAGATGAAAATAGCGAAAAGATTAAATTTGTTATAGTGGGTGGATATTTTGAAATATCGGAAGATAGGGTATTTGTTATTGCCGATGAGGTTTATTCAAAAGATGATATAGATGTTGATGATGCCAGAAAAAAATTGGATAAATACAGAAGCGAGTTAAACGGTTTGAGTTTTGATAGTGCTGAATATGAGCGCATAAAGCGTATTGTAAAAAAGTATGAAGCAATGGTTGAGTTTGCATCATGA
- a CDS encoding MotA/TolQ/ExbB proton channel family protein yields the protein MSGYNYFGFYHIGSIAIVVLIILAVMSIFSWAFMFYKWIQLRGVDKRNRLFISKYTESKDKETLEGLAKATESIAGNLYTLSKQSHAQAKTFLEMIKKELEGGFAWLASVGATAPFVGLFGTVWGIINAFNSIGMVQSVTIATVAPGISEALVTTAAGIFVAVPAVVGYNILNTRLSLIIEELEGFLEALKG from the coding sequence ATGAGCGGATATAACTATTTTGGTTTTTACCATATAGGTTCAATTGCCATTGTTGTTTTAATTATACTGGCAGTAATGAGCATATTTTCATGGGCGTTTATGTTCTACAAATGGATCCAGCTTAGAGGTGTGGATAAAAGGAATCGACTGTTTATATCGAAGTATACAGAATCCAAAGATAAAGAAACACTCGAAGGATTGGCAAAGGCAACCGAATCAATTGCAGGCAATCTTTACACACTTTCAAAACAGTCGCATGCGCAGGCAAAGACATTTTTAGAGATGATAAAGAAAGAACTGGAAGGGGGTTTTGCTTGGCTTGCATCTGTTGGAGCAACAGCCCCCTTTGTTGGTCTTTTTGGTACAGTTTGGGGTATTATAAATGCATTTAATAGTATTGGAATGGTTCAAAGCGTAACAATAGCAACGGTAGCGCCCGGTATTTCTGAGGCCTTGGTTACAACAGCAGCGGGCATTTTTGTTGCTGTTCCTGCAGTTGTTGGCTACAATATTCTTAATACCCGCCTATCTTTAATAATAGAGGAACTGGAAGGTTTTTTAGAGGCTTTAAAAGGATAA
- a CDS encoding ExbD/TolR family protein gives MKNKAFSYINITPLVDVMLVLLVIFMVTTPMLVKGIKVNLPKTHSGATKIEKKDIIISIDKNGNFYVDKVKITPDALKDYLKAHRGKTVIIKSDKRVEYGVVVKLIDIVKSVGIIRVGLATQPKQ, from the coding sequence ATGAAAAACAAAGCTTTTAGCTATATAAATATAACGCCGCTTGTTGATGTAATGCTTGTATTGCTTGTTATTTTTATGGTTACTACGCCGATGCTTGTTAAGGGAATAAAGGTTAACCTACCTAAGACCCATTCTGGTGCAACAAAGATAGAGAAAAAAGATATAATTATCTCGATCGATAAAAACGGTAATTTTTATGTAGATAAAGTTAAAATTACTCCTGATGCTTTGAAAGATTACTTAAAAGCCCACCGTGGAAAAACCGTTATTATCAAATCCGACAAAAGAGTGGAATATGGTGTTGTGGTAAAACTTATTGATATTGTGAAGTCTGTTGGCATTATCAGGGTAGGGCTTGCCACACAACCCAAACAATGA
- a CDS encoding TonB family protein: protein MKLISIIFSVLLHLLFIAVLFQILSSHKIIQSKPKVYTVELLKMESKPKPKTQPQPRKQKTVLKKTIKVNFNKPKPKKQKTIKLPEKPRKSKKEIKKVRVKKKVTKKLVKKIKKKPNIEEKIRLMKEKIMVEQLREKLLKEKIKMLKEKVYSQEEAQKIFKQKLASSYLSVIEGVIYKNWGVEKTIIENKVFITKVDIKLDSKGNLINISIMKSSGNAYFDGTCIDAIKQSAPFLPPPKEILTGGVVEFIITFDSREQE from the coding sequence ATGAAGCTAATCAGCATTATCTTTTCAGTTCTGCTCCATCTACTTTTCATTGCTGTTTTATTTCAAATACTTTCTTCTCATAAGATTATCCAGTCAAAACCCAAGGTTTACACGGTTGAGCTTTTAAAAATGGAGTCAAAACCTAAACCCAAAACCCAACCCCAACCAAGAAAGCAAAAAACAGTGCTAAAAAAGACTATCAAAGTCAATTTTAATAAACCCAAACCAAAAAAGCAAAAAACTATTAAGCTACCAGAAAAACCCAGAAAATCAAAAAAAGAAATTAAAAAAGTAAGAGTAAAGAAAAAGGTTACAAAAAAATTGGTTAAAAAAATTAAAAAGAAACCCAATATAGAGGAAAAGATTCGTTTAATGAAAGAGAAAATTATGGTGGAGCAGTTAAGGGAAAAACTTTTAAAGGAAAAGATTAAAATGCTAAAGGAAAAGGTATACTCTCAAGAAGAAGCCCAGAAAATATTTAAGCAAAAGTTGGCAAGCAGTTATCTTTCTGTGATAGAGGGTGTTATTTATAAAAACTGGGGTGTAGAAAAAACTATTATTGAAAATAAAGTTTTTATTACAAAAGTTGATATTAAACTTGATTCTAAGGGAAATTTGATTAACATATCGATTATGAAAAGCTCTGGAAACGCTTATTTTGATGGCACATGTATTGATGCAATTAAGCAATCTGCGCCGTTTTTGCCACCTCCAAAGGAGATCCTTACAGGGGGTGTTGTAGAATTTATAATAACCTTTGATAGCAGGGAGCAGGAGTAA
- a CDS encoding PD40 domain-containing protein yields MKKIIGVMIMLFIFVSFCNAATFEISISNPQNKPIKIALWGFTKNTPKDISRHILYTVKRDLKLSGLFVWDQTQHFSYEAPYDVVSGLARLDRLDYAIYGDAFKKGDSIYVNVKMLDVLKNQVIDDNTYVTNIYSLDWLANKIVDKLIGYITGIYGPFESKIAFALNKKGVSDIYLCDFNGENVVRITNWHTFNILPKWVSTDEITFLSYRYGKPALFLFNVFNGDLIKLFSKSNLSISAVRFKNYFAIPFNRFGSVNIFAVNRKGRIIEKLTNNPSINVSPSFTPDFSKMVFVSNRDGSPQIYIKDLTTNQSPQRLTFDGKYNSSPAVSPDGKKIAYISLKNGMTYLKVMNIDGSNDRIVMEGSNLDSPSWAYDSRYIAVSGRVGSINVIYIVNTINSNYSIAMKTPFIYNGLSVSSKLQ; encoded by the coding sequence ATGAAAAAAATAATTGGCGTCATGATTATGCTATTTATCTTTGTTTCTTTTTGCAATGCGGCAACATTTGAGATAAGTATATCCAATCCACAGAATAAGCCTATCAAGATTGCTTTGTGGGGTTTTACTAAAAATACTCCAAAGGATATATCGCGACATATTCTTTATACAGTTAAAAGGGATTTAAAGCTTTCCGGTTTGTTTGTTTGGGATCAAACCCAGCATTTTTCATATGAGGCCCCGTATGATGTCGTATCGGGATTAGCAAGGCTTGATAGACTTGATTATGCAATCTATGGAGATGCTTTTAAGAAAGGTGATTCTATATATGTCAATGTTAAAATGTTAGATGTTTTAAAAAATCAGGTAATAGATGATAATACTTATGTAACCAACATATATTCACTTGATTGGCTTGCTAATAAAATAGTAGATAAGTTGATTGGGTATATTACGGGTATTTATGGGCCGTTTGAAAGTAAAATAGCTTTTGCGTTGAACAAGAAAGGTGTAAGTGACATCTATTTGTGCGATTTTAATGGAGAAAATGTTGTGAGAATAACAAATTGGCATACCTTTAACATTTTACCCAAATGGGTGTCAACCGATGAGATAACATTTCTTTCCTATCGTTACGGTAAGCCAGCATTGTTTTTATTTAATGTCTTTAATGGTGACCTTATAAAGTTGTTTTCTAAATCCAATCTCTCTATTTCGGCTGTTAGATTTAAAAATTATTTTGCTATTCCATTTAATAGATTTGGCAGTGTTAATATTTTTGCAGTTAATAGAAAGGGGAGGATAATTGAAAAATTAACAAACAATCCGAGTATTAATGTGTCTCCATCCTTTACACCCGATTTTTCGAAGATGGTTTTTGTTTCAAATAGAGATGGTTCACCTCAAATATATATAAAAGATCTGACAACTAATCAGTCGCCACAGCGTTTAACATTTGATGGTAAGTATAACTCAAGTCCAGCTGTTTCACCCGACGGTAAAAAGATAGCATACATATCACTAAAAAACGGCATGACATATCTAAAGGTGATGAATATAGATGGGAGCAATGATAGAATAGTTATGGAAGGCTCTAATCTTGATTCACCTTCGTGGGCGTATGATTCAAGGTATATTGCAGTTAGTGGGCGAGTGGGAAGCATAAATGTTATTTATATTGTTAACACCATTAATTCTAACTATTCTATTGCAATGAAAACCCCGTTCATATATAATGGATTGAGCGTTAGCTCTAAATTGCAGTAG
- a CDS encoding OmpA family protein, with amino-acid sequence MKRIVYGLIIFMVLIFVSSCSSTKYVKKTQTGQGNSEVSAPKPQQTTLKYPSVNVIGKNQVSFEKIKKQFEAVASDIHFKFNSYAIEPIHQYGIDENPHQILDRIANFLKTHPEVRIRIEGNCDERGTIEYNLALGEKRALAAKNYLVLLGIDPKRIEVVSYGESKPVDPAHNEYAWAKNRRDHFVILK; translated from the coding sequence ATGAAAAGAATAGTTTACGGTTTAATCATTTTTATGGTGTTGATATTTGTAAGCAGTTGTTCTTCGACAAAGTATGTTAAAAAGACTCAAACAGGGCAGGGCAACAGTGAGGTAAGTGCACCCAAGCCGCAGCAGACAACATTAAAGTATCCATCAGTAAATGTAATCGGCAAAAACCAGGTGAGCTTTGAAAAGATAAAGAAACAGTTTGAAGCAGTGGCATCGGATATCCATTTTAAATTCAATAGTTATGCAATTGAGCCGATTCATCAGTATGGAATAGATGAAAACCCACATCAAATACTTGATAGAATTGCAAATTTTTTAAAAACACATCCAGAAGTACGCATTAGAATTGAGGGTAACTGTGATGAGAGGGGAACTATAGAATACAACCTTGCGTTGGGTGAAAAAAGGGCTCTTGCGGCAAAGAACTATCTTGTGCTTCTTGGAATAGACCCCAAAAGGATTGAAGTAGTTTCATACGGAGAAAGCAAACCCGTTGATCCAGCTCATAACGAATATGCATGGGCAAAAAACAGAAGAGATCATTTTGTAATTTTAAAATAA
- a CDS encoding peptidoglycan-associated lipoprotein — MLKRAGIVVGSVVGVALITTGCMCSHKGVKTPPKKVVVEQPATTNAPATTGSATQTEISKIFQDIHFNFDKYNLTYIDKWGIKQNVPAVLDKIAKYMIKHPNIKIRIEGNCDERGTVEYNLALGEKRALAAKEYLVSKGVSPNRITIISYGESRPIDPAHNEYAWAKNRRDHFVIISK; from the coding sequence ATGTTAAAAAGGGCAGGAATTGTAGTTGGTTCTGTTGTTGGTGTTGCATTGATTACTACAGGTTGTATGTGTTCTCACAAAGGTGTTAAAACGCCACCCAAGAAAGTAGTGGTTGAGCAACCTGCAACCACAAACGCCCCTGCAACCACGGGTTCAGCTACACAAACTGAAATTTCAAAAATATTCCAGGATATACATTTCAACTTTGATAAGTATAACTTAACCTACATTGATAAGTGGGGCATTAAGCAGAATGTGCCTGCAGTGCTTGACAAAATAGCTAAGTATATGATTAAGCATCCAAATATCAAAATCAGAATTGAAGGTAATTGCGATGAAAGGGGAACAGTAGAGTACAACCTTGCATTGGGTGAAAAAAGGGCTTTAGCTGCAAAAGAGTATCTTGTATCCAAAGGCGTGAGTCCAAATAGAATCACGATTATTTCATACGGTGAAAGTAGACCTATCGATCCAGCCCATAACGAATATGCATGGGCAAAAAACAGAAGAGACCACTTTGTAATTATTTCAAAATAA
- the ybgF gene encoding tol-pal system protein YbgF, translating into MKKLLLFFLVGVAILCTNAYAQENPYAITTQVIKNEQTIKLLQKQQADLYLKLEDLLVKYGEIKGQLDDLKHRIDMINNQLNQLLLKKPLTNNKPQVKIPENQTPPSMPLPPNKPTVNQQPAGNLKPNLPKPQLKPQQKPQLEPDKMAFNNAVELFKQKQYDKAIEAFKSFQQKFKDSKLVGDIYFYLGECYFAKKQYDRAIINYDYLVNTYPHNKWVKTALFKEGVSFIKMGDKIDGRYLLKKVIQQYPSSTEAQKAKKILGGK; encoded by the coding sequence ATGAAAAAGCTATTGTTATTCTTTCTTGTTGGAGTGGCGATTTTATGCACTAACGCTTATGCACAGGAAAACCCCTATGCTATAACTACTCAGGTTATAAAAAATGAACAGACTATAAAGCTTTTGCAAAAACAGCAGGCAGACCTATACTTAAAACTTGAGGATTTGCTGGTTAAATACGGAGAGATAAAGGGTCAGCTTGATGATTTAAAACACAGAATCGATATGATCAACAACCAGCTAAATCAGTTGTTGCTTAAGAAGCCTTTAACTAATAATAAGCCACAGGTTAAGATTCCTGAAAATCAAACTCCGCCCTCTATGCCTTTGCCGCCAAACAAACCTACTGTTAATCAGCAACCTGCTGGTAATCTGAAACCTAATTTGCCTAAACCGCAATTAAAACCACAACAGAAACCGCAACTTGAACCTGATAAGATGGCATTTAATAATGCCGTGGAGTTGTTTAAGCAGAAGCAATACGATAAAGCGATAGAGGCTTTTAAGTCATTCCAACAGAAATTTAAAGATTCTAAGCTTGTAGGAGATATATATTTCTATTTAGGTGAATGTTATTTTGCAAAGAAGCAGTATGATAGGGCGATTATCAACTACGATTATCTTGTAAATACCTATCCACATAATAAATGGGTTAAAACGGCTCTATTCAAAGAAGGTGTGTCTTTTATAAAGATGGGTGATAAGATTGACGGGAGATATCTCCTTAAAAAAGTTATTCAGCAGTATCCCAGCTCAACTGAGGCTCAAAAAGCAAAAAAAATACTGGGTGGCAAATAG